ATATACCGGGGGTGCCAGGATGCGGGGGGCTACGATCTGTCTTGTTGCTGGGAATAAAGTGATGGTGTCGGGGTCTAGTCTGCGATAATACTCTATTTGATCTGTTTATAATTATGTTGAAAGTAAATCGTGGTCCTATGTCCGTCGCTGCGCCGAGTTGGCTGGGTGTTTTGGAGGCTAAGCTGCTTGGCGAGCAGGTTCCTATATTATGAATGCGGAGCATACGATCGCGCTGTGGCTTTTGGCCTTGGTCTATATGGGGATCATTTGGTGGAAAGCTCCTAAACAGGTCAGCGCGTCTGGCTTCTTTAAGGGGAAGCATGCAGATGGTAAAGATCCCTCCTTTGGCTTACTGATCGCGAGTGCGGCGATTTCTTGGATCTTTGCTAAATCGATCGTCAACGCGGCCGACCTTTCGCAGGCCTTTGGCTTCTGGGGCGGTGTGGGCTATGGCGTCTATTACTTGAGCTTTGTGGTCGCAGGTATTGCGTTTTATCTGATTCGTACCCGCACTGCCTATACATCTTTGCCTGCTTTTTTACGCGGTAAATATGGCTTAGTAGGCATGCGCCTGTTTTTGTTGGCGGTGGGAATTCGGCTCTATAACGAAATTTGGTCCAACACCAAGGTGGTCGGCAGCTTTTTTGGTCCGGAAGGAGGGAGTCAATATTGGCTGGCGGTGCTGGTTTTTACGGTCTTTACCGTGATCTATACTTGGCGCGGCGGCCTGCGCTCCAGCCTGCTGACCGATGCATTTCAAATGGTGTTCGCTGGGCTGTTACTGGCGATCACGCTCTTTGTGATTTCACCGCCTCTGATTCGGGAATGGCCACCGGCGACACCGGATATGACAGGCTCGGCTTTGACCTTTGCTTTGTTAGCTTTCTTGCAGATCTTTAGCTATCCCTTTCACGATCCGGTCATGACGGATCGCGCCTTTATTACGAGTCCGCGGACGATGTTGAAGGGCTTCATTGCCGCAGGACTGCTGAGTGGCGCTTTTATCGTGTTGTTCAGTTTGGTCGGACTCTACGCTCGTTTGCAAGGAGAGGGCAGTGGGCCCGCCGTTTTGAGTGTTTCGGCTGCGCTGGGCTTGCCGATGTTGCTGATTTTTAATGTGATGATGCTGACCAGTGCGGGCTCCACTTTAGACTCCACTTTTTCCAGTGCGGGCAAGCTCAGTATTTTGGACTGGAAGTCGCGCCAAGCGATCGCGCCGAACAGTGTTCGACGAGCGCGCGGGGTCATCGTAGCGCTGGCGATTTTGGGTAATTTGCCACTACTTACAATTTACATGGGCGATCAAATTGGCCCTGCGGTGATTGCAGCCACGACCATTAGCGGCACCATGGTGATGGGCTTGGCACCGATCATTTTGCTCAGTTTTCTACCTACCAGTGCTTTGAATTTTCATTTAGCCTTTTGGCCGGGCTTGATTCTTGGCGGCCTGCTTGCTTTTACGCCCAGTCTTTTTCCTGCATGGGCGGCGGTGGGCTCTGGTAAATATGCCTTGGCCACGGGTGTGAACCTCTATGGTTTAGGGCTCTGTACTTTTGGCTTTTTTATGGGTAGTTTATATACGTACGCGCAGGGTCGTTGACATGTTGCGAGTTATCAAGGCTACCAGACGTTATTTGTGTTCTTGGTTTTTTCGTTTATGAACTCGTAGTTACGCTCAGTGCAGCCGCGGATTTGATCGGCATTGCTTTGAACGAGCTCTACAACCGTCACGGTATTATTAGCTTTTCGAAGCACAGATGCGGGGCAATAGAGACGTAGCTGAGGACCAATGTTCCAATAGCGACCGAGGTTCACGCCATTTACGTAGAGTGTGCCTTTGGTAAATTTACTCATGTCGATGAAGGTGTCGGCCACCTGATCCAGTTTGAATTCGGCGCGGAAAATACCGCCTGGCATGTTGTCGTTCGGGCTGGCCTTGGCCTTGCTCACGGTCGTGACATCCAAAGGAATTGGAGTGACTTCCCATCCGGTGATGGGCTTGCCATCCAGCAGCACCGGTCCGTAGAGGCCCTTGCGGTCCGACTCCATCGTGATGCTGAAATTGATGTGTCCCATGGCTTCGACCCAGATTTCCAAGGTGCTTTCTTGGCTACGTGTTGGAATCATCATTCGCTTTTGATCGTCTTTGTATTCATCGCGGCGATCGACTGTGCGCACCAATTCGCCATCGACGAAGACGTGTCCATAATCATGGAAAAAAGTGTAAGTGAGTTCGGCTGCTTCGCCGGCCGGTATTTTGGCTCGATAGATCGCCATGCCCTGATTTTGATCGAACGACTCGAAGTAGGGCGGCGTCTCAAAGCTGCCCTTGAGGGATGGGTGACTCAAGGTCTTGACCGGTGCCACATACTCGAGTGTGAACGGTGCAATCTCCATGGTGGGGATCGGTGCGGGAGCGGGGGGAAGTTCATCGTTGTCGATATACTTCATGATGAATTCCCGATATTCGTAATATTCTGGAGTTAAGACCCCTTGCTCCCCTACGGGGGCACCAAAATCGTAACTGGTTATACCGGGCATATAATGATCGGCGCCTTTGTTTGCTTTGCCGTTGCCTCCTGCGGTGAAGCCGAAATTGGTGCCCCCGTGGAATACAAATATGCTAAAAGAGTGGTTGTTTTTCAACAGCCAGGGCAGCTCTCTTTTGATTCTTTTGGACGGTGCCCAGTTACCTTCACCCCAGCGACGCAGCCAGCCTGGATAGCTTTCGGAAGAGAATACGGGGACGCCGGGGTTGATGCGTTTTGCGGTCGCCAAGCCTTTGTCAGAATTCAGGGGGTCCAGTCCTGTCGCGACTCCTGGCAGAGCGACGCCGCGCAGGTGTTCCTCGGTGGTTCCATCCGCAGTAGAAAAGGGTCCGAAGCCCTGTTCGGTCCAGAAATCTTTCAGCCATTGCATGTAGGCGGACTCATGTTTGCGATCGTAACTGCCATACTCATTCTCCAGCTGCGTCAACAGGATGGGGCCGCCATGTTTAAGCAGTAGAGGTTCAAAGATTGGGGCAATGGCTCTGAGGTAACGCTCTTGATGATGCATGAAGTTGGCATCTTCCATGGTGCGCAGTTTGGCATCGGGGTCTTTCAGTAGGTAGGGAGGCAAGCCACCCAGATCCCATTCGCCGCAGACATAAGGGCCCGGGCGGATGAATACCCACATTTCCTCTTCCGCGCAGATACGGATGAATTCGGCGATGTCTCGATTCCCAGTTTTGAAGTCAAAGCTTCCATCGGGCTGCTCAAAGCCGTTCCAAAATGTATAGAGGGAAATGGTATTCAGTCCCATCGCCTTCGCGCACTGAATACGATGTCGCCAGTATTCACGTGGAACCCGCTGCGGATGGATTTCGCCCGCACGAATTTGAAAGGGCTGTCCATCCAGTAGGAACTGTTCTCCGTTGGGCCCGCCAAATGTAAAGCTGTGTGGCTGACCATCAGGCTTAGGTTCCGCGGCGGAAGCGAGGCTTGCAAAACAAGCGATTGAAAGTGCTAGTCTGAGTAATCGGCTAAAGTGGACCATCATTATATTTCTTATTGTAGGAACGTGGGGCTAAGAGCTCGCTTACGCTGCATGAGTCCGCTTTCTGGATCTAGTTTCAAATCATAGCTTGTGCGGTTACGTAACTTTTATGCTTTCTGACGCAATGTTGAATGAGGTTACTCGATGATGAATCATGCTGGCTCACGAGCAAAGGACAGACTCGCTGCACGGTCGTGCGAAGCAGGCTTACCGTTGCCATACAAACAATCGCCGGCGGCCCGGCTAGCTTCAGTGGGATTTTTCTCGATCCCTCGAAGACTGAGCCTTCAGATGCTTTGGAGCTCTAAAGTATCTCCGGCCTTTAAGGGAAAGACGAGTAGGTCGCCTTCGGTGGTGTGGGGATAATTGGACTTGAAGGGGGAGTTTTTAAATGGATTTCTCAGTCGTAAAGTCGAGTCGGTGGTGGCGGTGATGGTTACTTCGATCGTCTTACAATTTTTACGTTTGGCGGAAACAATGAAGCCGCCCTCGGCTCGAAGGTCTTTGAATGAGCTGTCCCTCCAAGAATCGGGCACGGCGGGGAAGATGCGCACTTTATTCCCCCAGCTTTGAAGGAGCATTTCCTGGACGGCATCCATGAAGAGGAAATTGCCTTCGAGAGTGAAGGGGCGGTAGACCAGTTTACTGAGTCCGGATCGGGTTTGGTCACCATTGACATGGAAGCCATTGCGGGTGACAAAGCCGCGCTCAAAATCGGACAGGAGGCGGGCGGCATCATCTGCGAACCCCGCGCGCGCGGCGAGCGAAGCTGCCCAGGTGAAGGAATACCCGGTCCAAGCTCTGCTGCCGTTGTCGATGATCTGACGGACGGTGGCGCGAACTTGTTCCTTTTCTGCCGAGCCTTGATCGATATTAAGAATGCCCAGCGGGTGGATGGCCAGGGCGTGGGAAAAATGGCGATGACTGTGTTTGAATTCGATGCCTTTGGAGATCAGAAGTGCGTTGCTTTCAGCAGACACTTGGAGCGGCGGCATTTGCTGCAGGAGAGCCTCCCATTGGTTGAAGTCATCGGTTTTGTCAAGCTCCTGGGCCATCTCTTTAAGAGCCAGCAGACTCCAAGTGAGAAGCGCCTGATCGAAATTTGAGTTCGGGGTGAGGTATGCGCGCATTCCCCCTCCATTCCATTCCGGACTGGAGGAGGTGATCAGGTAGAGTTTTCCGTTCTTTTCTTTGGTTAAAGCAAGCGTGGATGTCGCGATCTCGGCAAGAAAGGGATAGGCGTTTTGGGAGAGAAAGACGGGATCCTGGCTTGTTTTCCAATACTGATAAAAGGCATGGCCGTTCCAAAGGCCGGCGGTGAGCCCCATCGCGTAAGGCGGCCAACCACCCATTGCCTGGCCCTGCAATGTCATGACGCCAGGGACCATTGCGGTATCGAGTCCGAAGAAGTCTTTACCATACTTGCGGAACTGCGGCAAACGGCTCAGGTAAAAGTTTAAGTAGGACATACCTGATTCCTTGAGACCCGCCGCTTGCCAGGCCACGTAGGTCATCTGGGTGTTCAGATCGTTGTGGTAGTCACCTTTCCATGGCGGAAGTTTGCCCTCATCTGCAGTCCAAATTCCTTGTAGGGGCATGGGGGGCGCATCGGCTCGCGACGCAGATCCATAAAAGTATTTGACCAGGTTGTAATGGGTTTGGAGTCGGGGGGCGGGCAGTTGGACAGTGGACGTGTGGTAAAATGCTTTCCACCATTCAAGGTGGGCGGCATGAAGTTTGTCCCAGCCTGCGGAAAGTGCGGCGAGGGCCTGCGCGCGCGCGAGTTCGGATGGGGTGCCGCCTTGTTCATTGCTTGCGGAGGCAATGGCAACGAGCGTTTGATTTTCGAGAGTTTTCCATTCGACGGCAAAGGCATATACGAGTTTCTCTGCTGTTTCTTGGGTGTACGTGATTCCGTGATCGCTGCGGGAGAAATCGGCGGGAGGATAACCGAGAGAGTCGAGGGAATCGGGGCGAAGGAGCTCAAATGTCGAGCCAGCGGGCACACGTGCAAGGGCAACGGGCGACGCGGCGGAAAAGAACATCTGCACGGCTTGCGTCGTGGTTTGGACCTCTGCTGTGGCAGAGGGGAAATCGAGATGGAAGCGCTTGCTGGTGGTGCCGTCGGGCAGCGAAATGACGAGCCGCCCTCCAGGGATTTTAGTCCATTTGCTTTTGAAGTAAGTGGTGTCGAAATATTTTTTCCACGTTCGGGTGTCCTTGTCTTGAATATTCTGGAGCAAGGTTTCGTAGCTGCGCTTGGGATCGTAAACTTCTGCATTCCCACGTTCGTCCCAGAGGTCACCACGATCGAGAGAAAGACGCAGCTCCGATCCTTCGCCCCAGAGCAGTCCGCCGGTCAGGCCATTGCCCAGTGGCAGTGCATTGTCCCATCGTTTGATGGGGGCGGGTAAGGTCAGGCTGTCCGCAGTGAATGTGTCGTGGGCGCGTTCAGGAGCCGTAATTACTTCGGCGTGCAGCTGTGCCAAGAGTAAGAAACAGACGAGCAGTAGGGGTGGAGTGAAGGATTGAGTCATAGACTGTTGAGTGTGAGGGTGGATTCACCCAGCCCTTTGGCTGTTGCTTTAATGGTGATCTGACCAGCTTGGTCGTCAAAGCTGCGAACAATGGCGAGGCATAGGCCGTTAAACGCAGAGTGCTGATCGCCTTGAAAGGACTCATGGTTGGTCGGATCACCGTTGCCGACGCCAATGATTTCGCCGGGACCTGTGATCTCAAACTGAATCAGATCGCCGGCCTGTGGAATCATAGTGCCTTCACTGTCTTCAATGCGGACGGTAATAAAGCTGAGGTCCTCGCCGTCGGCTTTAATTGTGGTGCGGTCTGCGGAGAGGCTCAGTTGATTGGGCGCGCCGGCGGTCTGCATGCTTTGTTCCGCCCATGGCTTGCCGTCTTTGTAAGCCACGACTTTGAGTTCGCCGGGCTGGTATTTCACCTCGTTCCATTTTAAACGATACTCATACTGTTTCTTGCTGCGGCGTCCCAAGGACTCGCCGTTGAGGAAAAGTTCTGCTTCATCACCCGAGGTGTACACATACACGGGAGTGATTTCACCGATACGATCTGGCCAGGTCCAGTGGGGCAGGATGTGTGCCATAGAATACTCCGGACGCCAATGCGCTTGATAGAGATAGTAGCGATCCTTCGGGAAACCGCACAGATCGACGATGCCGAAGTAGGAACTGCGAGAACTCGCTTTACCGTTAT
The nucleotide sequence above comes from Coraliomargarita algicola. Encoded proteins:
- a CDS encoding glycoside hydrolase family 35 protein → MMVHFSRLLRLALSIACFASLASAAEPKPDGQPHSFTFGGPNGEQFLLDGQPFQIRAGEIHPQRVPREYWRHRIQCAKAMGLNTISLYTFWNGFEQPDGSFDFKTGNRDIAEFIRICAEEEMWVFIRPGPYVCGEWDLGGLPPYLLKDPDAKLRTMEDANFMHHQERYLRAIAPIFEPLLLKHGGPILLTQLENEYGSYDRKHESAYMQWLKDFWTEQGFGPFSTADGTTEEHLRGVALPGVATGLDPLNSDKGLATAKRINPGVPVFSSESYPGWLRRWGEGNWAPSKRIKRELPWLLKNNHSFSIFVFHGGTNFGFTAGGNGKANKGADHYMPGITSYDFGAPVGEQGVLTPEYYEYREFIMKYIDNDELPPAPAPIPTMEIAPFTLEYVAPVKTLSHPSLKGSFETPPYFESFDQNQGMAIYRAKIPAGEAAELTYTFFHDYGHVFVDGELVRTVDRRDEYKDDQKRMMIPTRSQESTLEIWVEAMGHINFSITMESDRKGLYGPVLLDGKPITGWEVTPIPLDVTTVSKAKASPNDNMPGGIFRAEFKLDQVADTFIDMSKFTKGTLYVNGVNLGRYWNIGPQLRLYCPASVLRKANNTVTVVELVQSNADQIRGCTERNYEFINEKTKNTNNVW
- a CDS encoding glycosyl hydrolase family 95 catalytic domain-containing protein; translated protein: MTQSFTPPLLLVCFLLLAQLHAEVITAPERAHDTFTADSLTLPAPIKRWDNALPLGNGLTGGLLWGEGSELRLSLDRGDLWDERGNAEVYDPKRSYETLLQNIQDKDTRTWKKYFDTTYFKSKWTKIPGGRLVISLPDGTTSKRFHLDFPSATAEVQTTTQAVQMFFSAASPVALARVPAGSTFELLRPDSLDSLGYPPADFSRSDHGITYTQETAEKLVYAFAVEWKTLENQTLVAIASASNEQGGTPSELARAQALAALSAGWDKLHAAHLEWWKAFYHTSTVQLPAPRLQTHYNLVKYFYGSASRADAPPMPLQGIWTADEGKLPPWKGDYHNDLNTQMTYVAWQAAGLKESGMSYLNFYLSRLPQFRKYGKDFFGLDTAMVPGVMTLQGQAMGGWPPYAMGLTAGLWNGHAFYQYWKTSQDPVFLSQNAYPFLAEIATSTLALTKEKNGKLYLITSSSPEWNGGGMRAYLTPNSNFDQALLTWSLLALKEMAQELDKTDDFNQWEALLQQMPPLQVSAESNALLISKGIEFKHSHRHFSHALAIHPLGILNIDQGSAEKEQVRATVRQIIDNGSRAWTGYSFTWAASLAARAGFADDAARLLSDFERGFVTRNGFHVNGDQTRSGLSKLVYRPFTLEGNFLFMDAVQEMLLQSWGNKVRIFPAVPDSWRDSSFKDLRAEGGFIVSAKRKNCKTIEVTITATTDSTLRLRNPFKNSPFKSNYPHTTEGDLLVFPLKAGDTLELQSI